The following coding sequences are from one Dama dama isolate Ldn47 chromosome 8, ASM3311817v1, whole genome shotgun sequence window:
- the LOC133060495 gene encoding small cysteine and glycine repeat-containing protein 8-like gives MGCCGCGSCGGGCGGGCGGGCGGGCGGGCGCNSCRCYRVGCCTSCCPCCYGCCGGCCSVPVVCCHRRTCSCNSCGKGCCQQKGCCQQKCCCHKQCCH, from the coding sequence ATGGGCTGCTGTGGTTGTGGAAGttgcggcggcggctgcggcgggGGCTGCGGCGGGGGCTGCGGCGGGGGCTGCGGCGGGGGCTGCGGCTGCAACAGCTGCAGATGCTACCGGGTGGGCTGCTGCACCAGCTGCTGCCCCTGCTGCTACGGCTGCTGCGGGGGCTGCTGCAGCGTCCCCGTGGTCTGCTGCCACCGCCGCACCTGCAGCTGCAACTCGTGTGGGAAGGGCTGTTGCCAGCAGAAGGGCTGCTGCCAGCAGAAGTGCTGCTGCCACAAGCAGTGCTGCCACTGA
- the LOC133060494 gene encoding small cysteine and glycine repeat-containing protein 8-like, protein MGCCGCGSCGGGCGGGCGGGCGGGCGGGCNSCRCYRVGCCTSCCPCCYGCCGGCCSVPVVCCHRRTCSCNSCGKGCCQQKGCCQQKCCCHKQCCH, encoded by the coding sequence ATGGGCTGCTGTGGTTGTGGAAGTTGCGGCGGGGGCTGCGGCGGGGGCTGCGGCGGGggctgcggcggcggctgcggcggcggctGCAACAGCTGCAGATGCTACCGGGTGGGCTGCTGCACCAGCTGCTGCCCCTGCTGCTACGGCTGCTGCGGGGGCTGCTGCAGCGTCCCCGTGGTCTGCTGCCACCGCCGCACCTGCAGCTGCAACTCGTGTGGGAAGGGCTGCTGCCAGCAGAAGGGCTGCTGCCAGCAGAAGTGCTGCTGCCACAAGCAGTGCTGCCACTGA